The Malus domestica chromosome 10, GDT2T_hap1 nucleotide sequence ACTTCCTAGCAGAATCTTGAAGTTTAAATCTCCTTGTCAAATTCTCAAGGGGAGAGATATTGACATAAGTCATCTCCGTGTGTTTGGATGTGTGTGCTATGTGCATATTCAAACTATTCACCGAGATAAACTTGATCCAAGGGCTATCAAGTGTGCATTCGTAGGCTACTCAACTTCCCAAAAGGGATACAAATGCTATGATTCTAAAACCAGAAAGGTGTTTGTATCCAGGGATGTACGGTTTGATGAGACACACTTCTTCTTTCAGAAGCATGATGATGAACCTCAGGGGGAGCTCTCATATGAAGTGTTTCCCACTCCTCTCGTCCTTGATGATCCAAGACTGTCAACACCGCACAATGAAGCAATTGAGATAGAGCCAGCTCATGAAAATATAGAAGCAAATAATGAAGAAGTCCTCCACGAAAGGAGAGAGCCCCTTGAACAACCTACTCATCCACGAAGGAATCCTTCTCGAAACAGACAACCTCCAGCCAGGCTTGATGATTTTGAAATCTACATGCCTAGATATCCTATTGGACAAATGGTTCACCATAGCAAGACCTCCCCATCTCATGCAGCATTTGTCACTAAGTTATCTCAACACTCGGAGCCTCGATCCTTCGAAGAGGCAAACCAATCTCCTATATGGAGATGTGCTATGCTTGAGGAACTGAAGGCACTCGAAGAAACTAAAACTTGGAGCATTGTTTCTCTGCCAAAAGATCAACGTGTGGTTGGGGCAAGATGGATTTACAAGACAAAATTTAACTCAGATGGAACCATCCAGCGGCACAAGGCAAGGTTAGTTGCAAGGGGCTTCACGCAAACCTACGGGGTAGATTACAAAGAAACCTTTGCCCCGGTGGCAAAGATGAACACAGTTAGAGTTCTTCTTTCGGTGGCTATCAATTCACAATGGTctctacatcaaatggatgtaaaaaacgcttttcttcatggagagttggaagaagaagtgtacatgCGCCTACCACCTGGTCATGAACGAGAGAAGGAACAAGGAGTAGTATGCAAGCTTCACAAGGCCATTTACGGtctcaagcaatctccaagggcTTGGTACTCAAAACTAAGCTCTATCCTTATGTCATCCGGTTTTAAACGAAGCAATGCAGATTCTTCAATGTTCACTAGGCTTGGCACACATGGAAGATTGGTGGTActtgtttatgttgatgatctcaTTGTCACAGGAGATAATCCAGAAGAAATCAATGCTCTCAAAGCCACCTTACATTCAACATTCTCAATCAAAGATCTCGGCAGACTTAGATACTTTCTCGGAATCGAAATGGATCAATCTCCAACGGGGTTGTTTCTAAATCAACAAAAGTACGTTCTCGATCTTTTAGAAGAAGCCAATATGATGCACAGCAAACCTGCTAAAACACCTCTACCAACAAATTTCAAGCATGAAACCTCAGGCATCCAGCTTGAAAATGCATCGGAGTATTAAAGGTTGGTAGGAAAACTTATCTATTTGACTATAACTCgacctgacattgcttatgctgTTAGCTTTGTCAGCCAGTTCATGCATTCTCCCACATCTCATCATTTGCAACTTGTTAAAAGGATCCTTCGATACTTAAAAGGCTCAATGTCTACCGGgattttcatgcaaaacaacggACACTTCACCATTGAAGGATACACAGACTCTGATTGGGCAGGCAACGTCCTTGATCGCAAGTCCACAACTGGTTACTGCACTCTTGTAGGTGGTAACCTCGTCACGTGGAAGAGCAAAAAGCAATCTGTTGTAGCTCGGTCCAGCGCAGAAGCTGAGTACCGTGCAATGGCATCTACTGCATGCGAACTAATTTGGCTAAAGAGTTTGCTGCATGATCTTGACATCATCTCTTCCAAGCCAATTCTCCTCCACTGTGATAATCAAGCAGCGATGCATATTGCTGCCAACCCCGTCTTTCATGAACGAACAAAGCATATCGAGGTTGACTGTCATTTCGTCCGCAACCAAGTCCAGTCCAAGCTGTTACAAACTGCATTTGTTCGCTCCAGTGATCAACTAGCCGATGTGTTCACCAAGCCCCTTCCTTCTTCTCAACTTGATCGTATTCTCTTCAAGCTTGGATCCAGAAAATCtctcgatccagcttgagggggagtattgaatATTATTGAATTCTTTAAACCCTAACAGCTGTAAAGCTGTGTTAGCTGTGTTTAGCTAGGGTTTAGTGAGCTGTGTTATTCTCTCTTCTGTGTAAAGCTTGTTAATAAGCTGTAAAACATGTGTTAAGAGAGTGTGGAGGTCATCATACTCTCATGCTTGCTTAGCTGACTTGCTTAGCTGCCATTGTCCCctactctcctctctctttcccgATTATTCCTCTATTTATGCTTAATCTTGTAAACTGTTTTGATATACTGAAATATACATTAAGGTTTTCTATAGGGCCGCAAGAGTCAAGCTCAATTGGGTAACTTCCATTACCACATTGGGATCAGGACTTCCCACAAATGCCAAGATCAGTTATGAATAATATGATACTAGGGTTAAACAGTCCTATCCAACTGTTTAGTCTCATTACTTTTATTAAGAAGTAATTACTTAAATCAGACAAAGAATTAAGAGAAAAGGAAACATTTTATTAGGTTTTTATGATTATCTACTCAATTCACTCAAGTTACTAAATATGATATAACAAATATAAGAGAACACTCGCACTGCATGGGAGAAGAAATTTTTTCAGTGTGCCGAAAACACAGCTTGTATTATAATATATACTTAGTGTACTGAGTCGTGTTCTTGACACATTGAATAtcgatggagagagagagagagagagagagaatggtaTTCACCACATTCTCTGTCCCATGTTTGGTGTCGGAGAAACTTCCAATAAGTCCAAACCCTTCCCCGTCATTACTCGCAGTTAACAGCCTGTTGCAGTCCCCAAGATCTCACGAGCACCTCATCTTATTACAAACTAATCCACCCCAATTATTcactattatttatttattatataccATCACATATACATTAACCAATCTCCTTCTTTCCACTACTCAGACAACAACAGTTAGTTACACTCTCTCGCCTTCTCTCTCTATCAGTTTCAGAGACTGAAAATGGTGGAAAACCAGAGCGCATAGCATGGTTACGAGCGTTTACCATTGCACCCGACCTCCTGTGTTCGAATTCCACCCTCCCTCGTGTCAAAGAAAGACAAAACCCAGGAAGGAGATTTAGTCACAAGATGCAGTTGAGCAAAACCCAAATGCtgatcttcttctttttgtgcTGTTCTTCATTTGGATTTGCAGCTGTGGCCAATGATGAAGTTTCCGCTCTGCTTTCGATAAAAGCCGGTCTCATTGATCCACTGAACAGCCTCAAAGACTGGAACTTTCCAGAAAATGAAGCTCACTGCAACTGGACAGGCGTATGGTGCAACACTGAGGGGCACTTAGAGAAACTTGATATCTCCCACATGAACCTCAGCGGCCCGATATCCGGCGACATCCAACGTCTCAAAAGCCTTACTTCCCTCAACCTTTGCTGCAGTGGCTTCTCCTCATCACTGCCAAAATCCATCTCAAATCTCGCAGCATTGAAAACTTTTGATGTGAGTCAAAACTCGCTTGTTGGTGAGTTTCCGTGGGGGTTTGGAAGAGCAGGAGGATTGACAGAACTTAACGCTTCGAGTAACAATTTTTCGGGTTTTCTTCCTGAGGATCTCGGCAATGCCACAATGCTGGAGACTCTGGATCTCCGAGGGAACTTTTTCGGGGGCTCGTTTCCAAAGTCATTCAAGAACTTGCAGAAGCTCAAGTTTCTTGGGCTTTCCGGGAACAATTTCACCGGGGAAATCCCCGCTGAGCTTGGAGAGCTGTCCTCATTGGAAAGTATGATTCTTGGATACAATGAGTTTGAAGGTGGGATTCCAATGGAGTTTGGGAATCTTACCAACCTCAAGTATCTTGATTTGGCAGTTGGGAATCTTAGTGGTGAGATTCCAGCCGACTTGGGGAGGCTGAAGTTGCTGGAGACGGTGTTCTTGTACAAGAACAATTTTGAAGGCAAAATCCCAGCTGAAATCGGCGCCATTTCTTCGTTGAAATTGCTTGATCTTTCCGATAATGTATTGTCGGGGGAAATCCCAGCTGAAATTGAGGAGCTGAAGAATTTGCAGCTTCTGAATGTGATGTGTAATCAGTTATCAGGTTCGGTTCCATTAGGAATTGGAAGTTTGAGTCAGTTAAGTGTTCTTGAGCTATGGAACAATTCGTTTTCAGGTCCTTTGCCCAGTGatcttggcaaaaatgccccATTGCAGTGGTTGGACGTCTCATCCAACGCGTTTTCCGGCGAGATTCCATCCGCATTATGCAACAAGGGCAATCTCACCAAGCTCATCCTCTTCAACAATGCCTTCACAGGTCCAATTCCGGCGAGCCTATCCTCTTGCCCTTCGCTTGTTCGTGTTCGAATGCAGAATAATTTTCTTTCCGGGACAATCCCAGTTGGGCTTGGCAAGCTTGAGAGGCTTCAAAGGTTAGAATTGGCAAACAACAATCTCACTGGTGCAATCCCAGATGATCTTTCTTCCTCTACTTCACTCTCTTTCATTGATATCTCTCGAAACCGCCTCCATTCTTCTCTTCCTTCCACCATTCTCTCTGCTCCAAGCTTGCAAACCCTGATGGCCTCGAATAATGAATTGGTTGGCGAAATCCCGGATCAATTCCAGGACTGCCCTTCACTTTCAGTGCTTGATCTCTCATCAAACCATTTCTCAGGAATCATCCCAGCAAGTATTGCTTCATGTGAGAAATTGGTAAGCTTAAATCTGAGGAACAACCAATTGACCGGAGACATCCCAAAATCAATTGCCATGATGCCCACATTGTCCGTTCTTGATCTGTCCAACAACTCTCTCACTGGTGGAATACCTGAAAATTTCGGAATGTCACCGGCCTTGGAGACTCTCAATGTCTCATTCAACAAGCTAGAGGGTCCTGTCCCAAAAAACGGTGTACTGAGAACAATAAACCCGAGTGATCTTGTGGGCAATGCCGGTCTCTGTGGCAGTGTCCTCCCTCCATGTACGCAAAATCCAGCATTGGCATCGAGGCATAGGAATGTGCACACAAGGAACATTGTTGCAGGATGGGTGATTGGGATCTCATCAGTTTTAGCAGTTGGACTTGCACTTTTCAGTGCTCGAACTCTATACAAAAGGTGGTACTCAAATGGGAGTTGCTTTGGAGACAGTTTCGAAGTTGGCAAGGGAGAGTGGCCATGGAGACTGATGGCATTCCAGAGGCTTGGTTTCGCAAGTACTGACATTCTGGCTTGTGTGAAGGAATCGAATGTGATCGGAATGGGAGCTACTGGGATTGTGTACAAGGCAGAGATATCACGATCAAACACAGTTGCCGCAGTTAAAAAGCTGTGGAGACCGGCAACAGACATTGAAACTGGAAGCAGTGATGATCTAGTTGGGGAAGTGAATCTCTTGGGGAGGCTAAGGCATCGAAACATTGTTCGGTTATTAGGATTTCTGAACAATGATACGAATTTGATGATTATATACGAGTTTATGCCCAATGGAAGCTTAGGAGAAACCTTGCATGGCAAGCAAGCAGGGAGGTTGCTTGTAGATTGGGTTTCAAGGTACAACATAGCAGTGGGGGTTGCACAAGGTCTTTCTTATCTCCACCATGACTGTCACCCACCAGTCATCCATAGAGACATCAAGTCTAATAACATACTGCTCGATGCAAACCTCGACGCGAGGATTGCGGACTTCGGGTTGGCACGGATGATGGTTCGAAAAAACGAGACAGTTTCCATGGTGGCTGGATCATACGGTTACATTGCCCCTGGTGAGTTTGAACTTTCTAGTTTCACATCTCAATCTTTACATGTTTCTGTAGTTTTCTTGTCACTGACAATTCTGGGACTGATTCTTCGATCAGAATATGGATACACATTGAAGGTTGATGAAAAGATCGACATCTACAGCTACGGCGTGGTTCTATTGGAGCTTCTAACAGGAAAGAGGCCTTTAGACCCCGAGTTTGGCGAATCAGTAGACGTCGTGGAATGGATTCGGAGGAAGATTAGGGACAACAAAAGTTTAGAAGAAGCATTAGACCCCAGTGTAGGAAACTGCAAGCATGTTCAAGAAGAGATGCTCTTAGTCCTTAGAATAGCATTGATTTGCACTGCCAAGCTTCCCAAGGACAGGCCTTCCATGAGGGATGTCATAACGATGCTCGGAGAGGCGAAGCCTCGGCGGAAAAGCAGCAGCAACAACGATCCATATGCTGCAGCTAAAAAAGACCAGCCTGTGTTTAGCACCTCACCTGTAAATGGCCTTCTCTAGGGACAGAAATTTGAGTTCCGTTTTTGGCTGTTATTATTCTGATTTTTAGATATTTCATGTTGTATGTAAGATTAAGATTTATTTTTTCTGTTAATGTTTGTAAGCAATGGTTCAAATTGGTGTAAGAAGCATATATCCAAGTAAAAAATAAGTCAAGAGCTTAGATTTTTTTACTCGACTCAACAAATAGCAATTTGACATGTGTATAAAAGtttctactttgttattttaacGAGATATATTTTTGTACGTGTCAAACTGTACTTCGCAGatacaaataaagaagaatgtcTTATGGTATTGAAATTTCAACAAGTcttgcaataaaaaaaaaggtcgtacccagtgcacaaggctcccgctttacgcaggatcTGGGAGagatgaatgtcggctagcctttcccccatttatggagaggctgctcccaagtctcgaacccgaaacctaccgctcatgggcgaggcacttgccatcgcaacAAGTCCTGCAATAACATTGATAATTTCATTACCAAACAATTTCTCTCCATTAAACAAGGGGGAACTGAAGGTTGCCCCATCTGCTGAACAGACAAAAGCATATGAGTGTGCCCCCATATATACAACAACATTCACCAAAGTAAGCATACGTATGTATTGTATTACATTGAAAACGAAGATTGCTCTCGGAGAAGGCGTaacaaaaatgaaatgaaatggcATTCGACAGCATAAAAAATGAACCGAAAAACCAACGGTTTCTCCCTCTTCTttccaaaatgctccaactaTAAGTTTTGTCCACTTTGTACACTTTCAAACGTAGGTTGTCTCTTCTTGCttatcttatgagaaaaggatctaGGTTGGCTTACATCTTTGCCTCACATTCTTTTCCTGTAACAGGGGAGCTGCAAATCAAAATTAACGGAGTTAGCATCGGGTGAAACTGCAGGTTTCGGAGGCAAATTTGATTTTCCATGCACAGTCTACATACCAAGTCCGTTAGCCTCAGATGTCCTCATAATCCTTAACCTCTTGACAGTACCAAGAAACATCCTGAATGAAAAATAAGTAAACCCTGATAAGCTGTAGGCAAAACCAACGACTAAAAAATCATATACTTCAGCTCGGTATGGCTTTTAAAATTTTAGATACCGGATTCCACAAACACCCAGCTATGTTTATAAGAACTAGCAGAACAAGTCAATAAATACTTAATTCAATCATAGTATTACGCAGGCACCATATGCTTCACGTTTATTGAAAAAAACTTACTCCCAAGGAACATCTCCCACAAGCATCCAGTCTCCATCTTTATCTTCATAAGTGAGCGCAAACTCAAATGATCCATCCAGCAACTTTGAGGGTCTTGTTGCTCCTTCCATCTCCTGACCACCTGAACCTAATTAATAGATATAATACCACCATCAGTCAAAAGGTAAACATTTCTATCCCTAATCAGCTAAGgtaaataaatttgatcttgtCCAAATGAAAACCATGATTTCAAGTGATGGACTTTATACATCCAGAATACCAATTACTTTTAACCTTCACAACTGGAAAAGTTTCGgcaaaataaactaaaatttggaatttttctTGATTCAATTGACATTCCAAGAAAGCTTGGGAAGATAATTCGAGTTCCACAGACCATTGTGCACAACTTAAATTTGAGTTGCCTGAATCTGGGAACAATAAATGACTAACCATGTGTCGAGGGCCCAAACATATCCTCCAATTTTTGTGCTAGCGCTTCATAGGAACTATGCGCACTTAGATTAACCTTTCGCCCAATAGGAATCCCGTCCATATTCACCTTCACAAACAGTGAACCCCTCTGCTGCCctatctccttagcatttccaTTGGACTTGTGACCTCCATTGTTAACCTTCTCCGCACCGGTCTTGTACTCACTTTTCTCATTTACTGAGTTAAGTCCTTCAGTGGATGAAGATTTCGCTTGGAGAACCAAACTATTCATTCTATAAGCTCTGATAGGAGGCCATCCCACAACCTGACTGCTTTCAACCAACAAAAGATACAATCCCATAAGAGAAGAAAGCAAAACCGAAAACCTTATAAAAAGCGGGCAAGATTACAATATCTCCATACAAACAACTCAACAACCGGCCACTATAGAAGTCCTACTACCTCCAACTTCAAAAAAAATCCGCTTTAACGTTTCACGGTGACTACAAATCGCAAGTTTAAATGTTTGTACACTATAGTTTAATCTAGAGCCATAATTGTGTGTAAACCAATGCTTCCAGCGAGGATGTTTGTGAATTGAGATAAACAAACAGAACACTGCCAAATACAAATACAGGTTCTTAAATCCGACAACAACAGatgacaaaatcaaatcaatggCAGAAAATAAGATTGCAACAGAACAT carries:
- the LOC103429575 gene encoding MDIS1-interacting receptor like kinase 1-like; the protein is MQLSKTQMLIFFFLCCSSFGFAAVANDEVSALLSIKAGLIDPLNSLKDWNFPENEAHCNWTGVWCNTEGHLEKLDISHMNLSGPISGDIQRLKSLTSLNLCCSGFSSSLPKSISNLAALKTFDVSQNSLVGEFPWGFGRAGGLTELNASSNNFSGFLPEDLGNATMLETLDLRGNFFGGSFPKSFKNLQKLKFLGLSGNNFTGEIPAELGELSSLESMILGYNEFEGGIPMEFGNLTNLKYLDLAVGNLSGEIPADLGRLKLLETVFLYKNNFEGKIPAEIGAISSLKLLDLSDNVLSGEIPAEIEELKNLQLLNVMCNQLSGSVPLGIGSLSQLSVLELWNNSFSGPLPSDLGKNAPLQWLDVSSNAFSGEIPSALCNKGNLTKLILFNNAFTGPIPASLSSCPSLVRVRMQNNFLSGTIPVGLGKLERLQRLELANNNLTGAIPDDLSSSTSLSFIDISRNRLHSSLPSTILSAPSLQTLMASNNELVGEIPDQFQDCPSLSVLDLSSNHFSGIIPASIASCEKLVSLNLRNNQLTGDIPKSIAMMPTLSVLDLSNNSLTGGIPENFGMSPALETLNVSFNKLEGPVPKNGVLRTINPSDLVGNAGLCGSVLPPCTQNPALASRHRNVHTRNIVAGWVIGISSVLAVGLALFSARTLYKRWYSNGSCFGDSFEVGKGEWPWRLMAFQRLGFASTDILACVKESNVIGMGATGIVYKAEISRSNTVAAVKKLWRPATDIETGSSDDLVGEVNLLGRLRHRNIVRLLGFLNNDTNLMIIYEFMPNGSLGETLHGKQAGRLLVDWVSRYNIAVGVAQGLSYLHHDCHPPVIHRDIKSNNILLDANLDARIADFGLARMMVRKNETVSMVAGSYGYIAPEYGYTLKVDEKIDIYSYGVVLLELLTGKRPLDPEFGESVDVVEWIRRKIRDNKSLEEALDPSVGNCKHVQEEMLLVLRIALICTAKLPKDRPSMRDVITMLGEAKPRRKSSSNNDPYAAAKKDQPVFSTSPVNGLL
- the LOC103412189 gene encoding auxin-responsive protein IAA11-like; this encodes MESGGSASGSLTKSTLSREENFAMSSEDSSTPEESGLELCLGLSLGGGGGKDQQGQRGHFARILTAKDFPSVGFSSSLASESSSSTSSLSSGNVAAGTKRSADSVAAANGASQVVGWPPIRAYRMNSLVLQAKSSSTEGLNSVNEKSEYKTGAEKVNNGGHKSNGNAKEIGQQRGSLFVKVNMDGIPIGRKVNLSAHSSYEALAQKLEDMFGPSTHGSGGQEMEGATRPSKLLDGSFEFALTYEDKDGDWMLVGDVPWEMFLGTVKRLRIMRTSEANGLAPLLQEKNVRQRCKPT